Proteins encoded together in one Planctomyces sp. SH-PL14 window:
- a CDS encoding RNA polymerase sigma factor has protein sequence MTDLELLLLVRQAQAGCPAAFNQLVQQFEGTVFAIVMRRLRNSAEAAEVTQDVFVRMLRKLDQLREPERFVGWLKRIAIRLSINRAVRRPHETTQAPETFDAFRTRPDVPIDGLVRQEQAREVKKGLSRLRKLDRETLVAFYFEGQSLKEMSDRFSSPVGTIKRRLHTARARLKDALGELQPA, from the coding sequence ATGACTGACTTAGAACTCCTCCTCCTGGTTCGCCAGGCTCAGGCCGGTTGTCCGGCCGCTTTCAACCAGCTCGTCCAGCAGTTCGAAGGGACCGTCTTCGCCATCGTCATGCGTCGGTTGCGGAACAGCGCCGAGGCGGCCGAAGTGACGCAGGACGTCTTTGTGCGGATGCTCCGTAAGCTTGATCAGCTCCGGGAACCGGAACGGTTCGTGGGCTGGCTCAAGCGGATTGCCATCCGGTTGTCGATCAACCGGGCGGTTCGGCGGCCGCATGAGACGACTCAGGCGCCGGAGACCTTCGATGCCTTCCGGACGCGGCCGGATGTTCCGATTGACGGTCTGGTCCGGCAGGAGCAGGCGCGGGAGGTCAAGAAGGGCCTGTCGCGGTTGCGGAAGCTGGATCGGGAGACGCTGGTCGCGTTCTACTTTGAGGGTCAGTCTCTCAAGGAGATGAGTGATCGGTTTTCGAGCCCGGTCGGGACGATCAAGCGACGGTTGCACACGGCTCGGGCGCGGTTGAAGGATGCTCTTGGCGAGCTTCAGCCGGCGTGA
- a CDS encoding bifunctional 4-hydroxy-2-oxoglutarate aldolase/2-dehydro-3-deoxy-phosphogluconate aldolase: MSRHNDVQRVLDSGIVAIIRSSSSDQLVQVSEALAEGGVDVLEVTLTVPRALEVISAVRDRLGNKILLGAGTILDEATARAAILAGAEFLVTPVVRPAVIETCHRYDKVVMCGAFTPTEILTAWEAGAEFIKVFPAEVGGPGYLKAVHGPLPYVRLLPTGGVNLDTLGDFVKSGACAVGLGSNLVTKEALAKGDMGTIRAMAEKYVSKMKEVRQKAQG; the protein is encoded by the coding sequence ATGTCTCGACACAACGATGTGCAGCGGGTGCTCGACAGCGGGATCGTGGCGATCATTCGGTCTTCCAGCAGTGACCAGCTGGTCCAGGTGTCCGAGGCGCTCGCCGAGGGGGGCGTAGATGTCCTGGAAGTGACGTTGACCGTCCCCAGGGCGCTCGAGGTCATTTCCGCGGTGCGGGATCGACTGGGGAACAAGATCCTGCTGGGGGCCGGAACGATCCTTGACGAGGCGACGGCCCGCGCCGCGATCCTGGCCGGGGCGGAATTCCTGGTGACCCCGGTCGTCCGTCCGGCGGTGATCGAAACGTGCCACCGCTACGACAAGGTGGTCATGTGCGGGGCGTTCACGCCGACAGAAATTCTGACCGCCTGGGAGGCGGGGGCGGAGTTCATCAAGGTTTTCCCGGCGGAAGTCGGCGGCCCCGGCTACCTGAAGGCGGTTCATGGACCCTTGCCCTACGTCCGGCTCCTGCCGACGGGGGGCGTCAACCTCGATACCCTCGGCGACTTTGTGAAATCCGGGGCCTGTGCCGTCGGGTTGGGAAGCAATCTGGTGACGAAAGAGGCCCTGGCAAAGGGAGACATGGGGACCATCCGGGCGATGGCGGAGAAGTATGTCTCTAAGATGAAAGAGGTTCGGCAAAAGGCCCAGGGGTGA
- a CDS encoding PSD1 and planctomycete cytochrome C domain-containing protein produces MPASHVFLTVTPARALLWRLVALFVFLAPLPSRVAAENPSSPMGQATNDERQGHEYFERNVRPLLSQHCFSCHAKGQAKGGLSLADRKGLLAGGEGGAVVSLEKPNDSPLIAAVEGRDGLQMPPNSNLSDAEVAVLKRWIELGAPWPEAVEGTAPTAGTVTAEAREFWAFQSVKPVAPPTVQDFAWVRQPLDRFVLAALEAQGLRPVEEADRRTFIRRATFDLTGLPPSPQEVAAFLADDAPDADSRLVDRLLASPQYGERWGRTWLDVARYGEDQAHTFQARTYPNGYRYRDWVVAAFNADLPYDQFVVEQIAGDLLPASDRADEERKARSAALGYFALGPVYYKDAGCAGKAESDELDDRIDTLCRGFLGLTVSCARCHDHKFDPISTKDYYALAGVFASTEYREVPLVADDVVRRYDEAATAIKDREKAVNEAKAEATREAGERFAPETAKYIVAAWRRRLPGSDASAKADAAAKDQGLKPFLVDRWVEFLKSDIVGKRPYLAGLQQALGAEDPAAMEKAAVLVQDELVAALQTRDQAKTAEAGGSENSSSRPATASAALAQPEILKDLLTDRNAPFAIPKDRAEKLFSDSAKARLTALQKDVEQAKQNLGPKYPFAHSLADAAPKNLQVHLRGNHKDLGDEVPRRFLTILTADAAEPFHEGSGRLELARAIASPANPLTARVMVNRIWLNHFGRGLVGTPSNFGLLGERPTHPELLDYLADRFVSSGWSIKELHREILLSATYRLSSDSRGEGAATALNRDPDNRLLWRQNRRRLEIEAWRDAMLLVGDRLDDQLGGPAVRLDDAGNRRRTLYAAISRHDLNGTLRMFDFPDPNLTSERRVSTTVPMQQLFVLNSEFLAQQARALSQRIAREASADDTVRIAALYSLLFQRDPTEAETQVGLAYLQSPLPETVAPDVVKLSPWERYAQVLLGTNEFLFLD; encoded by the coding sequence ATGCCTGCCTCCCACGTCTTCCTGACTGTTACCCCCGCCAGAGCGCTGCTGTGGCGACTCGTCGCTCTCTTCGTGTTCCTCGCCCCCCTTCCGTCGCGCGTCGCGGCCGAAAATCCCTCCTCTCCGATGGGGCAGGCCACGAATGACGAGCGTCAGGGACACGAATATTTCGAGCGGAACGTCCGGCCACTCCTGTCGCAGCACTGTTTCTCCTGTCACGCCAAGGGGCAGGCCAAAGGGGGCCTGAGTCTTGCCGACCGGAAGGGACTACTCGCCGGCGGCGAGGGAGGCGCGGTCGTCTCGCTCGAGAAGCCGAACGACAGCCCGCTGATCGCGGCGGTCGAGGGACGGGACGGCCTTCAAATGCCGCCGAATTCGAACCTGAGCGACGCGGAAGTCGCGGTTCTCAAGCGATGGATCGAGCTGGGTGCTCCGTGGCCGGAGGCGGTCGAGGGGACCGCTCCGACGGCCGGGACCGTAACCGCCGAAGCCCGCGAGTTCTGGGCCTTTCAGTCGGTGAAGCCGGTCGCGCCCCCTACAGTCCAGGACTTTGCCTGGGTCCGCCAACCGCTCGACCGGTTCGTGCTGGCCGCATTGGAAGCCCAGGGTCTCCGTCCTGTCGAGGAAGCCGATCGACGGACATTCATTCGCCGGGCCACGTTCGACCTGACAGGCCTCCCTCCCAGTCCGCAGGAGGTCGCGGCGTTCCTGGCGGACGACGCTCCCGATGCCGACTCGCGGCTGGTCGACCGGCTGCTGGCATCGCCGCAGTATGGCGAGCGGTGGGGACGGACCTGGCTCGACGTCGCCCGCTACGGTGAAGACCAGGCCCACACCTTCCAGGCGCGGACCTATCCCAACGGCTACCGCTACCGCGACTGGGTCGTCGCCGCGTTCAACGCCGACCTCCCATACGATCAGTTTGTGGTCGAGCAGATCGCGGGCGACCTGCTGCCGGCCTCAGACCGTGCCGACGAAGAGCGTAAGGCGCGTTCCGCGGCACTCGGCTACTTTGCTCTCGGTCCGGTGTACTACAAGGACGCCGGCTGCGCGGGGAAGGCGGAGTCGGACGAGCTCGACGACCGGATCGACACCCTCTGCCGCGGATTCCTCGGGCTGACCGTCTCGTGCGCCCGCTGCCACGACCACAAATTCGATCCGATCTCGACGAAGGACTACTACGCGCTGGCCGGCGTCTTCGCCAGCACCGAGTACCGGGAAGTCCCGCTCGTCGCGGACGACGTCGTCCGCCGCTACGACGAGGCCGCGACCGCGATCAAGGACCGCGAGAAAGCGGTCAACGAGGCAAAGGCCGAGGCCACGCGTGAAGCGGGCGAACGGTTCGCTCCGGAAACGGCCAAGTACATCGTGGCCGCGTGGCGGCGGCGTCTCCCCGGTTCCGATGCCTCGGCCAAAGCCGATGCCGCCGCGAAGGACCAGGGCCTGAAACCGTTCCTCGTCGACCGGTGGGTCGAGTTCCTCAAGTCCGACATCGTTGGCAAGCGGCCCTACCTCGCTGGGCTTCAGCAAGCCCTCGGGGCCGAGGATCCCGCGGCCATGGAGAAGGCGGCCGTCCTGGTCCAGGACGAGCTCGTCGCGGCGCTGCAGACCCGCGATCAGGCGAAGACCGCGGAAGCAGGAGGATCGGAGAACTCCTCCTCAAGACCGGCAACGGCCTCAGCGGCTCTGGCCCAGCCTGAGATCCTCAAAGACCTGCTGACCGACCGGAACGCCCCGTTCGCCATCCCCAAGGACCGGGCCGAAAAGCTGTTCTCCGACTCCGCCAAGGCGCGGCTCACCGCGCTGCAGAAGGACGTCGAGCAGGCGAAACAGAACCTCGGCCCCAAGTACCCGTTTGCTCATAGTCTGGCCGATGCCGCTCCGAAGAATCTCCAGGTCCATCTCCGGGGCAACCACAAGGACCTTGGCGACGAAGTCCCCCGACGCTTCCTCACCATCCTGACGGCGGACGCCGCCGAGCCCTTCCATGAGGGGAGCGGGCGGCTCGAACTGGCGCGGGCCATTGCCAGCCCCGCCAACCCGCTCACGGCGCGGGTCATGGTGAACCGAATCTGGCTGAATCACTTCGGCCGCGGCCTGGTCGGGACTCCCAGCAACTTCGGCCTCCTCGGCGAGCGGCCGACGCACCCGGAGCTCCTGGACTACCTCGCCGACCGATTCGTGTCTTCGGGCTGGTCGATCAAGGAGCTCCATCGCGAAATCCTGCTCTCCGCGACGTACCGGCTCAGCAGCGATTCGCGCGGCGAAGGGGCGGCGACGGCTCTCAACCGCGATCCCGACAACCGACTTCTCTGGCGGCAGAATCGCCGCCGCCTGGAGATCGAGGCGTGGCGGGACGCCATGCTGCTCGTCGGCGATCGTCTCGACGACCAGTTGGGTGGCCCCGCGGTCCGACTCGACGACGCCGGGAACCGCCGCCGAACGCTCTACGCCGCGATCAGTCGCCACGACCTGAACGGGACGCTCCGGATGTTCGACTTCCCCGATCCCAACCTGACGAGCGAGCGGCGCGTCAGCACGACCGTCCCGATGCAGCAGCTGTTCGTCCTGAACAGCGAGTTCCTCGCGCAGCAGGCCCGGGCGCTGTCTCAGCGGATTGCCCGGGAGGCGTCGGCCGATGACACCGTCCGAATCGCCGCTCTTTATTCCCTCCTGTTCCAGCGCGATCCGACCGAGGCCGAGACGCAGGTCGGTCTCGCGTACCTCCAGAGCCCGCTCCCTGAAACCGTCGCGCCGGACGTCGTCAAGCTCTCCCCATGGGAGCGGTACGCGCAGGTCCTGCTCGGAACGAATGAGTTCCTGTTCCTCGACTGA